The Deinococcus depolymerans genome contains the following window.
CGGATCGCGATGTAGCGCTCGTCCTCGAACACGATCTGGCTGGGAATCTCGCGGGCGATGATCCGCTCGAACAGGGTGGGAGAAGTCATGCCACACACTCTAGCCGCCGCGTTCAGACCCGCCCGCCGCGCGGTTCAGACGCGCGTCTTTAGCGCACGTTCATGCAACGGCGCGGCGCGATCCGATCCGGCGGGGCCTGCATATACCCGGTTGTCAGGAACGAGAGCCGGCACCGAACGGTTCTCCACCACCCCAAGCCCCCGCGTGCCTGAACGGCGGACCTCACCCCGGTGCGGCCCCGCCTCCGGCCTACCCAACAGGAGTCCACCATGACGAACCACCAGACCACCGACCGCCAGATCCTCGACGACGCCACCAGCACCGACACCATGAACCGCCGCGCCGCGATGGGCTTCCTCGGCAAGATCGGCATGGGCGCCGCCGCCATGGGCCTCGCCGCGACCGCCGGCACCGCCGCCGCCGCACCCGCCAAGAACATCGACGCGGACGTCCTGAACTTCGCGCTGAACCTCGAGTACCTCGAGGCAGCCTTCTACCTCGCCGCCGTGGGCCGCGTGAACGAACTGCGCAAGATCGGCGGCGGGGCCGACATCATCCTGCCTGCCGGGCTCGACCAGGACCGCGGCATGACCTTCAAGGACGGCAACGTGCAGGCCCTGGCCCGCGACATCGCCGAGGACGAACTCTCGCACGTGAAATTCCTGCACGGCGCGCTCGGCAAGGCCGCCGCCGCCCGTCCCGTCATCGACCTGAACGGCGCGTTCCGCGCCGCCGGGAAGGCCGCGTCCGGCGGGAAGATCGACGGGTTCAACCCCTTCCTAAATGACCTGTTCTTCCTGCACGGCGCGTTCATCTTCGAGGACGTGGGGGTCACCGCCTACAACGGCGCCGCCACCCTGATCACCAACCCCGCGTACCTGCAGGCCGCCGCCGGCATCCTGGCCGTCGAGGCGTACCACGGCGGCGCGATCCGCACCATGCTGTACCAGCAGCGTCAGGTGAGCGCCGCCGCCGGCCTGTACGTCGGTCAGGTCGTGCAGGCCATCAGCAACCTGCGCGGCTCGGTCGGTGGCATGAAGGACCAGGGCCTGAGCGACAACGCCGGGAACATGGTCGTCGCGCCTGCCGACAAGAACGGCGTGGCGTACGGCCGCTCGACCCGCGAGGTGCTGAACATCGTGTACCTCGCGCCCAACGCGAAGAAGGGCGGGTTCTACCCCAACGGCCTGAACGGCAGCATCAAGTAATACGGACTCCGATTGAATGGCTTACAAAGCCGTTCAATCCGAGCGAAGCGAGTGGGAGAAAACCGGGTTCCGGATTGTCGGCGAAACAAACGGCAGTCCGTATGGGTTCTCGCAGTATTCAGCAGGAGCAGGGAGGATGGGCCACTTGGTCCGCCTCCCTTTCCTGCGCTGCACCGGCGCGTTACCCTGCCCCTGTGACTCCCGATCCCACCCTGGCAGCCCTGCGCGCGGCGGCGGCGCGCACGCTGGAACCCCAGTCCGGCGTGCAGGCCGCCTTGAACGCCATGGGCTTCGTGCAGGCCGACCCGATCCGCGCGCCCGCCCGCGCGCAGGACCTGACGCTGATGGCCCGCGTGCCCGGCTACCGCGCCGGGGACCTGGAACGGCTGTACCCGGTCCTGGACGCCGAGGAGGACATGCTGCCCAACTACGGCTTCATGCCCCGGTCGGTGCAGGCGCTGCTGCACCCGCGCGAGCTGCCCCCCACCCGCCTGGAGGCCGCGCACCCCGGCCTGCTGGACGAGGTGCGGGCCGCCGTGCAGGACCGGGACGAGGTTCACCCGCGCGAGGTGGCGGCGCGGCTGGGCCAGGGCCGCACCGTGAACGCCTGGGGCGGGCAGTCGAGTGCCACGACCCGCGCGCTGGATGTCCTGCACCGCCGGGGCGAACTGCGCGTCACGCGCCGCGTGGGCGGCGTGCGGCTGTACGGCCTGGCCCCGCACCTGCGGGCGCTGCGCGGGTCGCCGCTGCCGGAACCGGAGCGGTTGCGGGGCGCGGTGCATCTGCTGGCGCGGCTGTACGGCCCGCTGCCCGAGGCGAGCCTGGGCTACCTGATCGGCCTGTCGCACTACGGGTTTCCGCACCTGCTGCCGCAACTGCGCGCCGCGTTCCGGCAGGCGGTGCGGGAGGACCTGCACTCGGCGAGGGTGGACGGCCTGAAGTACGTGTGGCTGCCCGAACAGGACCCCGCGCTGGCGCCCGTCCCGCGCGGCGTGCGCATCGTGAACCCCTTCGATCCGCTGGTGTGGGACCGCCGCCGCTTCGCGCACCTGCACGGCTGGACGTACCGCTTCGAGGCGTACACGCCCGCCCCGAAACGCCAGTTCGGGTACTACGCCCTGCCGGTCTTTCATGCGGGCCGGGCCGTCGGCTGGGCGAACCTGAGCGTGCAGGGCGGCCAGCTGAGCGCGGACCTGGGCCTCGCGCCCGGCGTGCGCCGCACCGGGACCTTTACCCGCTCGCTGGACCGCGAACTGGACCGCTGGCGCGCCTTCCTGGGCGTGGACAGTCCAGCTGCGGACACCCAGACGTCCGACTGACGTTCACCCGGTCGCCTCCTGCCACGCGGCCGTGACCTTCAGCGCCGCCCCGGCCGCGTGCCGCTCCGGCGTGCGGGCCGCCTGCCGCACCACTGACAGCAGGTTCAGTGCCAGTCCCGCCTGCTCCTGCGCTGCCAGCTCCGCATCCGTCAGGGGAAGGCCGCAGCGTGCCAGTTCATCCCGGTACGCGCCGCGCAGTTCCGGACCCAGTCGGGCGCGGTCGGCGGCGTCGAGGCGCAGCGCCAGCAGGTGCGAGAGGTCCTCGCCCGGCACGCTGGCATGCACCTGCCCGTAATCGATCAGGACCGGTTGCGGCCCGCGCCACAGCACCTGCCCCGCGTGAATGTCGCCGTGAACCAGGGTCGTCACGGGGGCCGCCGCCAGCAGGTCCGGCAGCTGCCCGGCGGCCTCCCGCGCCGCCCGCACCACCGGTTCCGGCAGCGGCGCGGGCCGTCCGTCCGGGCCGCTCAGACCGCCCGCCGCCAGCTGGGCGTGCATCCGGGCGGCGCGGTCCAGCACCCGCGCCGGCTGCCACGCCCACGGGCCGCGCAGGGCCGCCTGCCCGGACCCCGCCCAGAACGCGTGGTGCCGCGCCAGCAGCCGCGCGATCTCCAGCAGGGCCGCGCCGCGCGCCGCGTCGTCCGCAAACGCGCCCCAGCCGGTCGTCTCCTCGGTCAGGTCGCGGGTCAGCAGGTGCGCGTGCGGCGTGCGTTCCGAGCGCGCCGCGTGCCGGAACGGGGCGTGCGGCACCGGCGACAGCGGCGCCAGGTCCCGCAGGTAGGCGGCCTCGCGCGTCAGGCGTTCCCAGGCGCGGCGGTCCCGCCAGCCGACCGGGATGAACTTCAGGAACAGCGGCTCCCCGCCTGCGTCGAAGCGTGCGAAGGCCGCGCCCTCACCCACCCAGCTTTCCAGCGGGCGGCCCACACCCGCAAACCGGTCGTGCAGGCCGCGCGGCCAGCGGCGGGCGTGCAGGATCACCGGTCCGTCGCCGCGCAGCACCGTCAGGGTGTCGGCCAGCGCGGCAGCAGGCCGGGAGCGCATCAGGCCAGCAGCGTCAGCAGGCCCGCCGCGCCGCCCGCCACGGTCAGCGTGACCAGCGCGACCACGCCCAGGCAGCCCAGGCACCCGCCGCGCCGCTGCCGGTAGTGCCCGCGCCGCCCGTAGTGCGCGCGGCCCCCGCTGAAACTGCTGCGGCTGTGCCCGCCGAGCAGCCCACCCAGGCCGCCCCCATGTCCGCTGCGACTGAACGAAAACGACCCGCCGGAAAATCCACTCATGCCCCCGGTACGCGCCCGCGCGCCGCCGGGTTGCCGGGACTGAACCCGGTCCAATACGCCGCCCCCCCGTGCGCGCAGGTCATGAGTCAGGTACTCACGGCACTGCCGCGCGTATGATGGGCCCCATCATGAGTGAACGGAAGTACTTCGGAACGGACGGCGTGCGCGCCGTGGCGGGGGCCTTCCCCCTGACGGCCCCCTGGGTCATGGCGCTCGGCGCGGCGGCCGGTGAGGTCCTCAAGGAACAGAACCCGCGCGCCAGTGTCGTGATCGGCAAGGACACCCGTCAGAGCGGCGACATGCTGGAAGCCGCGCTGGCCGCCGGCCTGACCAGCCGGGGCGTGAATGTCATCCACGTGGGCGTCCTGCCCACCCCCGGCGTCAGTTACCTGACCCGCCACCTGAATGCCGACGCGGGCGTGGTCATCAGCGCCTCGCACAACCCCTACGAGGACAACGGCATCAAGTTCTTCGGCGCGGACGGCCAGAAACTCCGGGACGCCACCGAACTGCAGATCGAGGCCGCCATCGACCGCGTGGACGCCCTGCCCCCCGTGACCGGCGTGGACCTGGGCAGCGTCACCAACTACACCGAGGCCGAACGCCTGTACGTCAATTACCTCAGGACGCACGCCCCGGACCTCAGCGGCCTGCGGATCGCGATGGACTGCGCGAACGGCGCGGCGTACCGCGTGGGCCCCAAGGTGTTCCAGGCGGCGGGCGCGGACGTGTTCGCCGTGTACACCACCCCGGACGGCCGCAACATCAACCGCGAGTGCGGCAGCACGCACCTGGACCACCTGCAGCGCATCGTGCGCGAAGGGAAGTACGACCTGGGCGTCGCCTTCGACGGGGACGCCGACCGCGCCCTGTTCGTGGACAGCCGCGGGAACGTCGTGCACGGCGACCACATGCTGCTCCTGAACGCCCGCGCCCGCGGTGAGAAGGCGGTCGTGACGACCATCATGGCGAACATGGCCCTCGAGGTGAAACTGAACGAGGCGGGCATCCCGCTCGAACGCACTGCCGTCGGGGACCGCTACGTGCACGAACGCCTGCACGACCGCCACCTGCAGCTCGGCGGGGAGCAGAGCGGCCACATCCTGTTCCTGGACGTGTCGCCCACCGGCGACGGCGTGCTGACCGCGCTGCTCACGCTGGGCAGCATGCGCGCCACGCAGACCACCCTCGACGCCCTGCACGACGACCTCGTCATGTACCCGCAGACCCTGGTGAACGTGCGCGTGGCCGACAAGAAAGCCATTGCCGTGGACGAGGCCGTGCAGGCCGCCGTGACCGAGGCGGAAACCCGGCTGGCCGGCAAGGGCCGCGTGAACCTGCGCCCCAGCGGCACCGAGAACCTGATCCGCGTGATGGTCGAGGGACAGGACGCCGCCGAGATCCACGAGATCGCCCGCGTGCTGGCCGGCGTGGTCGAGTCGCGCGGCACCGTCGCCCCCTGACCTGAATCTGACCCGCGTGGAGGCCGCAGTGGGGGAACGGATGCCCCCGCCGCTCCCCACGCAGCTCATGAACGCCCGCAGTAATCATGGAGGTACGTGCGGCCCCCGGGCGGGCGTCGCCGCTCACCCTGCCCACACTTCACCTCCGGAGGTTCCACCATGTCCACCCTGACCCGTACCGCCCTGCTCGGCGTTGCCGCCCTCGGCACGCTCGCCGGTGCCGCCGCCACCCCCCCCAGCCCCCTGACCCTGAAGGCCGCGACCCTGGTCGTCACGCAGGAAACCCGAGACGGCAAGAAAGTCGAGGTCCTGACCGACGCCAGCAAGGCCCAGGTCATTCCCGGCAGCGTGCTGTCCCTCACGCAGACCTTCAAGAACGTCAGCAAGGGCGCCCTGAGCAGCATCGTCCTGAACATGAAGGTCGACCCGGCCACCACCTTCCAGCAGGCGACCTGCACGGTCGGCGGCGTCACCACGCAGTACACCACCGACGGCAGGACCTTCGCCGCCGCGCCCCTCATGAAGACCGTGACCGTCACCGAGAACGGCAAGAGCGTGCAGAAGAAAGTCGAGGTCAAACCCAGCGAGTACACCGGTGTCCGCTGGAACATCGCCCGCCTGAACGCCGGACAGGAAGGCACCTGCGCCATCCGCGCCACCGTCAAGTAATACGGACTCCGATTGAATGGCTTACAAAGCCGTTCAATCCGAGCGGATGCGACTCGGAGAGCTGCTCCGCAGAGAAAGAGCTGGGCGGGTTCCGGACGTGGAGTTGACAGATCGGTGGTGTTCCGATCTGTGAACGAAACAAACGGCAGTCCGTATCAGAGCATTCTCAGGCAGGCGGTGACTCCCACGCTCGGGAGTCGCCGCCTTTTTCGCCGCCCCGCTGCGGCAGGAAACGCGAAGCCCCGCCTCACCGCTGGGGTGGGACGGGGCTTCGTGTGCCTGTGGGCTCAGCCCTGCTGGGCGGCCTTGGCCTTGTTGATGGCCTTGGCGAGGCGGCTCTTCTTGCGGGCCGCGGCGTTCTTGTGCAGGGTGCTGCCCTTGGCGGCCTTGTCGATCAGGCTCTCGGCGCGGGCCTGCAGCGTGGCGATGTCCTCGGCGCCGGTCTGGGCGGCCACCACGGCCTTCTTGGTGAAGGTCTTGATGGTGCTCTTGCGGCTGCGGTTGGTCATGCGGCGCTTGAGGCTCTGGCGGTGGCGTTTCTGGGCGGACTTGTGACGAAGGGCCATGTGATTTCTCCTTTTCACCCGCCGCCGGTCTGGCGGTGCGGGGCGGTTCCCACGCGGGGGAACGCGAGCGTCCGGACGCGGTGCTTCCGGCGCACCGGACCTGCGCGCCACGCTGGGCGAACGGGTCCGGGCTGCCACCCGCGAGGGGTGGGCAACCTCGTGACTATACCTGCCTTTGCGGGCCGTGGCAAGCGGCATACTGGCAGGCATGACCGGACGAAACAGACCCGGACGCCGCCCGGCCCGCACGCCCGGCGCAGACCCGGAGGACACGCCGCCCGCCCGGCCCGCGCGGGAACGCACGCCGCAGGAGCAGCGCGACGCCCTGATCGGCTACGCCTTCCGCGCGCTCGGCCAGCGGGCGCTGACGCAGACGGAACTGCGCGCCAAACTGGAGAAACGCAGCGACGACCCGGACCTGATCGTGGCCGTGCTGGCCCGCGTGCAGGAACTCGGCTACCAGGACGACGCGCAGGTCGCGCGGGCCGAGGGGTCGCGGCGCGGCGTGGGCAGCCTGCGCGTCCGCCAGACCCTCAAACGCCGGGGCCTGACCGACGACCTGATCCGCGAGACCGTGGACGCCCGCGACCCGGACGACGAGGCGCAGGTCGTGCGGGACCTGCTGGCACGCCGCTGGTCCTCCTTCGCCCGCAAACGCGACCCGCAGGCCAGCGCCTTCTCGTTCCTGGCGCGGCGCGGCTTTACCGGCAACGTCATCTGGCCCGCCATTCGCGAACACGTGGCCGGCCTGCCGGAAGCGGAGGACCTGGACACTCCGGAAGACTGGAACGACGAGGAATGACCCACCCCGCCGCGCTTGACACCCCGCAGGGCGCCGCGTAGACTACCCCCTGCCCAGCAACAGCCGGGCGGTGGTCGGGTTCGGGGCGTAGCGCAGCCTGGTAGCGCACGTCGTTCGGGACGACGGGGTCGGAGGTTCGAATCCTCTCGCCCCGACCATCATCGAAAAGCGCCTTCCCGTACCATGCGGGAGGGCGCTTTTCTGCTGCCCCGCCCGCCCCGCCCCCTTCCCGACCCGGAGACGACCCAGACCCCATGCGCGTGTACGCCATTGCCGACCTGCACCTCGCCACTGTCACCCCGAAACCCATGACGGTCTTCGGGCCGAACTGGGCGGGGCACCCGCAGGCCATCTTCGACCAGTGGCAGGAACTCGTGCGCCCGCAGGACCTCGTGCTGCTGCCCGGCGATCTGTCCTGGGCCATGCGCCTGCCGGACGCCATGACCGACCTCGCCCCCGTCGCGGCGCTGCCCGGAACCAAGGTGCTGCTGCGCGGCAACCACGACTACTGGTGGCCCACCGCCGGGAAACTCCGCGCGGCGCTGCCTCCCGGCATGCTGGCCGTCGTGAACGACGCCGTGCGCGTGGGTAACGTCGTCGTGTGCGGCTCGCGCGGCTGGCTCACGCCCGGCCACGAACCCCTGAGCGACGACGACACCCGCCTCCTGACCCGCGAGGCCGAACGCCTGAACCTGAGCGTGAAGGCCGCCCGCGCCCTGCGGCAACCCGGCGATCACCTGATCCTGATGCTGCACTACCCGCCCGCCACGCCCCCGTACCCCGCCAACCCCATCACCCGCGTGATCGACGACGCTCGCCCCGACCTGATCGTGTACGGGCACCTGCACGGCGTGCCGGTGGAACGCAGCATGCGGCACGTCGGCGGCGTGCCCGCGCACCTCGTGGCGGCCGACGGGCTGAAATTCAGGCCCAGACTGCTGCTCGACACCGGGGACTGATCGCCCCGGAATCGCGGTAGCCCGTCTGATACGGACTCCGATTGAATGGGCTGCAAAGCCCGCTGGGTCCGAGCGAAGCGAGTGGGAGCTGGGCGGGTTCCGGACGTGGAGTCGGCAATCCGGTGAAGTTCCGGATTGTAGGCGAAACAAACGGCAGTCCGTCTGGGAACCGGGTGGTACGTTCACCGGGCCTTCACGGTGGCCGGGCACTTGACCTCGCGTGCGCTCGAAGGTCTACCGTACGGGCATGACGGTCACCGACCCCCCCACCGACCAGCAGGGCGCGCCGACGTACGCTATCCGCGACGCGGCGCTGATGCTGGGCGTCAGCGTGCATACCCTGCGCTACTACGACCGCGAGGGCCTGCTGGACGTGCCGCGCGCCAGCAGCGGCGAGCGCCGGTACTCCGCGCGGGAACTGAGCCTGCTGAGGTTCCTGCTGCACCTGCGCGGCACGGGCATGGGCATGGCGGGCCTGCGCGAGTACATGACGCTCGTCCGGGCGGGCGACCACACGGCCCCCGAGCGGCGCGCCCTGCTGGTCCGGCATGAGGAGGCGGTGCAGGCCCGGCTGCTGGCCCTGCAGGGCGACCTGCGCGCCATCCGCGCCAAGATCGAACGGTACGACGCCCACCGCGCCTGCGACGGCACGCCCGCCGTCCCGCCCGCCGGAACCCGCCCGCCAGGAGACTACGCATGACGGCCGCTCCCACCCCGGCGCCGGGTCCGGGCGTGCCGGTCCTGACCCTGATCGCCGTGCCCGTGCAGTCGCCGGTGCTGCTGCCGCGCGTCCTGCCCCTCGCCCGACCCTGGATTCAGGGTTCCACCCCAAGGAGAACCGCATGACCCCCACCACCGACCTGCCCACCCGTACACTTCGTGACCTGACCGTTTCCGCGCTGGGCCTGGGCTGCATGGGCATGAGCGCCTTCTACGGCCCCCGCGACCAGAACGAGAACCTGCGCACCCTGGACCGCGCGCTGGACCTGGGCGTGACCTTCTACGACACCGCCGACATGTACGGCCCCCACACCAACGAGGAACTGCTGGGCGGCTGGCTGCGCGGCAAACGCGACCGCGTGATCCTGGCCACCAAGTTCGGCATTCAGGCCGACCCGGACGCACCCGGCGGGCGGCGCATCAACGGCCGCCCCGGGTACGTCCGGCAGGCGATCGAGGGCAGCCTCCGGCGCCTGAACACCGACCACGTGGACCTGTACTACCTGCACCGCGTGGACCCCGCCACGCCCATCGAGGACACCGTGGGCGCCATGCAGGAACTCGTGCAGGCGGGCCTCGTGCGCGCCATCGGCCTGAGCGAGGTCAGCGCCGACACGCTGCGCCGCGCGAACGCCGTGCACCCCATCACCGCCCTCCAGAGCGAGTACTCCCTGTGGACCCGCGACCCCGAGAACGGCGTGCTGGCTGCCTGCCGCGAACTGGGCGTGGGCTTCGTGCCGTACAGCCCGCTGGGACGCGGGTTCCTGACCGGCCAGATCAGAACCCCGGACGATTTCGCGCCCGACGACTTCCGCCGCCACAACCCCCGCTTCCAGGGCGAGGCGTTCCAGCAGAACCTCGACCTGGTCACGCAGGTGCAGGCCATCGCCGCCGAGAAGGGCTGCACGCCCGGCCAGCTGGCCCTCGCCTGGGTGCTCGCGCAGGGCCGCGACGTGGCCCCCATTCCCGGGACCAAACGCGTGAAGTACCTCGAGGAGAACCTCGGTGCGCTGAACGTCACCCTGACCCCCGACGACCTGACCCGCATCGACGGGGCGTTCCCGCAGGGCGCCGCCGCCGGGGACCGCTACCCGGACATGAGCGCCGTCAACCGCTGACGGGAGGCGTGAATCGTGCGGTGCCGGGACACGTCCCGCACTCCCCTGACCTGCAGGGACTCGGATGGAACGGTGTTTGCAACCCATTCCATCCGAGTCCGTCTCATACGGACTGCCGTTTGTTTCGCCGACAATCCGGAACTTCACCGGATTGCCAGCTCCACGTCCGGAATCCGTTTCTCTCCTACTCGCATCCGCTCGGATTGAATGGTCTTTGCAGCCCATTCAATCGGAGTCCGTCTTACACGCTGACCAGCCCCAGCGCGATGCCGCGCGCGACTGCCCCGGCGCGGCTCTGCACGCCCAGCTTGGAGTACAGCGCCTGCACGTGAAACTTGACGGTGCTCTCGGACACGCCCAGGTCACGGGCGGCACGTTTGTTGCTCAGGCCCTCGGCCAGCAGGGCCAGCACGTCACGCTCGCGG
Protein-coding sequences here:
- the rpsT gene encoding 30S ribosomal protein S20, translated to MALRHKSAQKRHRQSLKRRMTNRSRKSTIKTFTKKAVVAAQTGAEDIATLQARAESLIDKAAKGSTLHKNAAARKKSRLAKAINKAKAAQQG
- a CDS encoding DNA glycosylase AlkZ-like family protein; the encoded protein is MTPDPTLAALRAAAARTLEPQSGVQAALNAMGFVQADPIRAPARAQDLTLMARVPGYRAGDLERLYPVLDAEEDMLPNYGFMPRSVQALLHPRELPPTRLEAAHPGLLDEVRAAVQDRDEVHPREVAARLGQGRTVNAWGGQSSATTRALDVLHRRGELRVTRRVGGVRLYGLAPHLRALRGSPLPEPERLRGAVHLLARLYGPLPEASLGYLIGLSHYGFPHLLPQLRAAFRQAVREDLHSARVDGLKYVWLPEQDPALAPVPRGVRIVNPFDPLVWDRRRFAHLHGWTYRFEAYTPAPKRQFGYYALPVFHAGRAVGWANLSVQGGQLSADLGLAPGVRRTGTFTRSLDRELDRWRAFLGVDSPAADTQTSD
- a CDS encoding aldo/keto reductase, with translation MTPTTDLPTRTLRDLTVSALGLGCMGMSAFYGPRDQNENLRTLDRALDLGVTFYDTADMYGPHTNEELLGGWLRGKRDRVILATKFGIQADPDAPGGRRINGRPGYVRQAIEGSLRRLNTDHVDLYYLHRVDPATPIEDTVGAMQELVQAGLVRAIGLSEVSADTLRRANAVHPITALQSEYSLWTRDPENGVLAACRELGVGFVPYSPLGRGFLTGQIRTPDDFAPDDFRRHNPRFQGEAFQQNLDLVTQVQAIAAEKGCTPGQLALAWVLAQGRDVAPIPGTKRVKYLEENLGALNVTLTPDDLTRIDGAFPQGAAAGDRYPDMSAVNR
- a CDS encoding MerR family transcriptional regulator; translated protein: MTVTDPPTDQQGAPTYAIRDAALMLGVSVHTLRYYDREGLLDVPRASSGERRYSARELSLLRFLLHLRGTGMGMAGLREYMTLVRAGDHTAPERRALLVRHEEAVQARLLALQGDLRAIRAKIERYDAHRACDGTPAVPPAGTRPPGDYA
- the glmM gene encoding phosphoglucosamine mutase codes for the protein MSERKYFGTDGVRAVAGAFPLTAPWVMALGAAAGEVLKEQNPRASVVIGKDTRQSGDMLEAALAAGLTSRGVNVIHVGVLPTPGVSYLTRHLNADAGVVISASHNPYEDNGIKFFGADGQKLRDATELQIEAAIDRVDALPPVTGVDLGSVTNYTEAERLYVNYLRTHAPDLSGLRIAMDCANGAAYRVGPKVFQAAGADVFAVYTTPDGRNINRECGSTHLDHLQRIVREGKYDLGVAFDGDADRALFVDSRGNVVHGDHMLLLNARARGEKAVVTTIMANMALEVKLNEAGIPLERTAVGDRYVHERLHDRHLQLGGEQSGHILFLDVSPTGDGVLTALLTLGSMRATQTTLDALHDDLVMYPQTLVNVRVADKKAIAVDEAVQAAVTEAETRLAGKGRVNLRPSGTENLIRVMVEGQDAAEIHEIARVLAGVVESRGTVAP
- a CDS encoding RecX family transcriptional regulator, with amino-acid sequence MTGRNRPGRRPARTPGADPEDTPPARPARERTPQEQRDALIGYAFRALGQRALTQTELRAKLEKRSDDPDLIVAVLARVQELGYQDDAQVARAEGSRRGVGSLRVRQTLKRRGLTDDLIRETVDARDPDDEAQVVRDLLARRWSSFARKRDPQASAFSFLARRGFTGNVIWPAIREHVAGLPEAEDLDTPEDWNDEE
- a CDS encoding phosphotransferase family protein gives rise to the protein MRSRPAAALADTLTVLRGDGPVILHARRWPRGLHDRFAGVGRPLESWVGEGAAFARFDAGGEPLFLKFIPVGWRDRRAWERLTREAAYLRDLAPLSPVPHAPFRHAARSERTPHAHLLTRDLTEETTGWGAFADDAARGAALLEIARLLARHHAFWAGSGQAALRGPWAWQPARVLDRAARMHAQLAAGGLSGPDGRPAPLPEPVVRAAREAAGQLPDLLAAAPVTTLVHGDIHAGQVLWRGPQPVLIDYGQVHASVPGEDLSHLLALRLDAADRARLGPELRGAYRDELARCGLPLTDAELAAQEQAGLALNLLSVVRQAARTPERHAAGAALKVTAAWQEATG
- a CDS encoding metallophosphoesterase, which encodes MRVYAIADLHLATVTPKPMTVFGPNWAGHPQAIFDQWQELVRPQDLVLLPGDLSWAMRLPDAMTDLAPVAALPGTKVLLRGNHDYWWPTAGKLRAALPPGMLAVVNDAVRVGNVVVCGSRGWLTPGHEPLSDDDTRLLTREAERLNLSVKAARALRQPGDHLILMLHYPPATPPYPANPITRVIDDARPDLIVYGHLHGVPVERSMRHVGGVPAHLVAADGLKFRPRLLLDTGD
- a CDS encoding ferritin-like domain-containing protein encodes the protein MTNHQTTDRQILDDATSTDTMNRRAAMGFLGKIGMGAAAMGLAATAGTAAAAPAKNIDADVLNFALNLEYLEAAFYLAAVGRVNELRKIGGGADIILPAGLDQDRGMTFKDGNVQALARDIAEDELSHVKFLHGALGKAAAARPVIDLNGAFRAAGKAASGGKIDGFNPFLNDLFFLHGAFIFEDVGVTAYNGAATLITNPAYLQAAAGILAVEAYHGGAIRTMLYQQRQVSAAAGLYVGQVVQAISNLRGSVGGMKDQGLSDNAGNMVVAPADKNGVAYGRSTREVLNIVYLAPNAKKGGFYPNGLNGSIK